In Nematostella vectensis chromosome 3, jaNemVect1.1, whole genome shotgun sequence, the genomic window CAGCGTCTCGATAGCGGTGAACTGGATGCTATGACCCCCACCCGCAGTCTTGTAAACATCACCCTAGCGGAACCGAGAGAACACAGACTATCGGTACAAATACTGGCACTGAAAGGCCGGCGTGCGACTAGCGAAACACATCACACATCACACATCACCTTAGCagcgacatgacggaaaaacatgacgtgacgcttcaaataagcccatttcacatcgaataaggcggagaatttctctgagtacttagtaacttatagcaaacaaaatatcaagtgcgactttaaaaaaaaatttattggactttttgtaaagtgccATTGAagtttgagcttttcgtccttgagctgatacacagggcaatgatgatcaaggaaaaattatcttaaaaagccaaaatctggttatgtgcacttcggcctcacgttatttgtgttttgaaaatcagtccgtaatacaaggaacctatagccattgtaagaaattgtgtcttctctttttatctggaattgcgcgttttccaggtttttccgtcatgtccaaGAAAACATAGGTTACTAGTAACAGCCAAATAGATGTGACAGAAATAACTAGCGAAACAGCGGTACACATCAAATAAATACTATGACATTAAAAACTAAATGGCCAGCAAGCGACTAGCGAAACACAGGTAATCACTATAAATACTAAAACATCACACATCACCTTAGCGGCACCAAGAGAACATAGACTATCATTACCAGCGAAATAAATGTGACAGAAATAACTAGCGAAACAGCGGTACACATCATAGAACTACTATGACATTAATTACTAAATGGCCGGCAAGCGACTAGCGGAACAGCTATACACATCACTCATCACGCACGTTACGCCCCAAATCCAAATAGGTGGCGGATTGGCCGCTGGGTCGAGCAAGCAGGCAGCGGTGGCGATCTCTTGTGTGTAACGACAGATATAGCAGCAGTCCCGTATGCTTCGCCTAACACCATTATACTAGTGAATCTAGCGTCACTGCACTGACTGACTGTTCTACCTTGATTATTTTAGTAGCGATCTCTCCTGACGAGTCTTCCTCCTGATCCACTAGACAGTAATTTGTTGCCTGGAACACGAAGCAACGAACTGGTTTACTCAAGTATCCCTACATTTTTATGGGTCCTAGCAAATGCTGGGTCGAACTGCTACAGAAGCCACCCCCAAGAGGTCAAAACAGCATCTACAGCTAATTTATCTGGTATTCTTTGTATGTTATTTAATTATCTAATCAGTGCATGTGCTGTGCTAGACATACGTTAGTTGTCTTGAAGTCCTTTTGATCCGGACGAGACACTGTCTTTTTGTTCTTCATAAAGGGCTGAAGAATGGTATCTGGGCAGGGAAACAAAGTCACTTTATTTAGATGAATCGAATATAATGCGTAAACAAGATACACGTGCGTCTATAACCTATGCAAAAGAATTGCTTAGGTTACCTGTGTCGAGGTGGCAAGGCGGCTTATGTTCAATCCAACAGTCTGAAGACTTTGAGCGGCGATGCTGCTTAGCGCGGATAGGAGGCTGTCAAATGCACAACACAAATGATCACCGACTACAACCACAAAGTAATTGCGCAAATTAAAGAAGTAGTGTATTGATGCTATGGTGTTTACGGTGCTATGGTATTTCCAAGATTGATACTAGTGTTTTCACAAACACTCAAACTTGTGTGGCGTCTGACAAGTAATGCGAGTACATTGAATCCACAAATGAGGCCCGTGAATCCCCAGTACCTTGCGCGCGACGGGTGGTGGAGATTTTGCACGCTGGCGTATTTGGGACCTTGTCGCGGGGCGCTGATCGGCTTTCGCGATGTTCTGTAAAGAGGACACAAAATGATGAGGTCAACAATGTTGTCagtataacatttttttaggaTGATCGACAAATCCTTGTACCAATATTTATATTGTTTACGTAATTTTATTCAGGATGATGCTTGCCTCAGTAAAACTAACTAGCTACACAGTGATTAGAAAGCTATATACGTCTGGATGGGTATGGAAAAAGCTACATCAATGTAACGACACTCACTGAAGCTTGTGCCCGGGTTACGGGTCCATCTGACTTCATGTTCTAGGAACAAGCAACACATACATTCTCATCTGTGCAACTAAGGGAACGCCTGCGATGTAAACTATATTGGTGAAGGAAAGCCCAGATAACAACAGTACTTGTCATTCAGGGTAGAATGTGTATTTGGTGGGGTGAGTGAAAGAGAGACCAAGTAATTATAAGAGTATATAATCGTGCAAGGAAACATACATAGGCTGCGTACGAATACTGCACATACTACGCACATAGTGTTCTGTTGTGAAAGAAGCTATTCCCAGTGACACATTAACCTTTCTGTTCACCAGACAGGACCTACTGAGTCCCATAGTGAATATTTAACGCTTTGCAGAGCCAAACTAACCGGGTACTACAGACTCTATACCCTTGTCATGACGAATATGCACCACATAATGGAAAGTGTAATCGACCCGGCTTAAACAAACAGGGAACAACAACAATCTCAATGaccaagaaaaaaattcagaaTGACCTTTATGGACGCCCAATCCTAGAGCACAATAATTTTGGAATTTCAAGATGGTTGTATCCGATGAATACCGCTTTATGAGAATAGGCGCGCCTGTAAACTCCCAATCGTAGAAACTGTACCTGGACGATATCCTTGAGCTGTCTGAGCTTCTCCTCTTGTTGCCACACCTTGTTCTCCATTTCAAGCTCTTTGTCCTTAACGCGCTTGTTCTACAAGGCCGATCATATCACGCATGTCAGAACAAGTATAGCACAGGTATATACATGCGCTTGTTCTACAAGGCCGATCATATCACGCATGTCAGATTAAGCATAGCACAGGTATATACATGCGCTTGTTCTACAAGGCCGATCATATCACGCATGTCAGAACAAGTATAGCACAGGTATATACATGCGATTGTTCTACAAGCGCAATCATATCACGCATGTCAGAACAAGTACAGCACAGGTATATACATGCGCTTGTTCTACAAGGCCGATCATATCACGCATGTCAGAACAAGTATAGCACAGGTATATACATGCGCTTGTTCTACAACGCCGATCATATCACGCATGTCAGAACAAGTATAGCACAGGTATATACATGCGCTTGTTCTACAATGCCGATCATATCACGCATTTCGGAACAAGTATAGCACAGGTATATACATGCGCTTGTTCTACAAGCGCAATCATATCACGCATGTCAGAACAAGTATAGCACGGGTATATGCATTAAAAAGGATGAACAGTCAGGAATACCCCTACTACTCAAAACGGCCTATTCAAGGTGAATCACGTATTCCCACATAAAACGTTGCGTCCACGGCATAATGGACAACATGAagcagggagaccatacaaaATGCATACTACAACATCACACACTATAAAAGCGCACCTAAATGGGACACTATGAACCACTATgaatacaaatacaaaaaaaaaaagtgtagatGATTTTAGTAGAGTGGCAGATGGACAAAAAGCCAGGAGGGAATACGACctggcgcccgtttctcgaaacacccgagaattcgggcccgaaaattttattttgcatttttgcccaaaatttcgcatgttttcctttttgggaaccgctttcatgtttaagaacagtttgaacttcCTCTTGGTTCATATTCCAAATGATTTCGCTCAATAGGGCaattttcgaagttttgctgaagccagaaagttacccgaaaagtctcgggtgactgcgaggtcccgagaactttcttaatattttagccgtgtgaatttcgggcccgagaagtccgggaaaaatcaaaatctataaatctataaagagAATTATCCTTTACATGAAtgtttgtggtaaaatacgatgtttgactatatttcaacacatttagataccataaatgttatagaaattagccagcttttcaaattcaaggaataaatcgttttcgggcccgagaattctcgggtgttttgagaaacgagcCCCTGGGCTCGACTTGGCTTACGGTGAGATGGTAACACTACGACCTGGGCTCGACTTGTCATATGGTGAGATGGTAACACTTACGCATTCCTTCTCCCACTTGTCCTTTTCCTGGCTTATGGCTCCTTTTAGCGCCTTGAGACCGACCGATAAGTCAAGGTTAGTTATATCATACTGCATTAGGATCTTACGTAAATAACAACAGAGATTGATTATTATGCCATGGTTAGTTATACCAGGATAATTGGTAAAGAACAGCTATCAACCATGTGACTTATCAATTATACTTTAATTATTAGACATTAGCAAATCACTTGTGATATGTTATTTTAATCGCTTTTTCTGCTACCGTCACGCATAAACCATGAAATGCCACTACTGTAGCTGTCTGTATCATGCTGTCAGAGAATGAAAAGTGACTGACCGTTTTTAGCTTGAGtttctcttgtttttctttgtcagCGCGCTTCTTTTGGTCGTCCAGATCGTACTGCAGCTCTTTCTTGTCTTGCTCGTACATTGCTGCAGTCTTCTGAAGCATCTCGTTCTGTTAGGGACGAGAGCAACATTAATAACACTTGAATGGCTTATTTGACTGATCTGGGTAGTTTCTTCCATATCAGCGAGCagatgcaggcccgtacccggGATgttgcgaaatccgaaaaagttgACCTATTATACAAGGACGTTGTATACaattgcaaataaaaaaatctgtctgtctgtcctaATTTGTATAGAGTAGACTGTCTGTATCATGCTTGCGGCCGTTGTGGCTGAAAGTGCGTTCCcacccccccaacccccccccctcctgggCCTGACATGCAAGCTTTTTATCTCACTCACTTTATGCAATGCTGCTTTTAGTCTTCTTTCCAGTCTCTGGATTTCcctggggatttttttttaacattattaATCAAAAtccaacatttttttgtagGTCTGTATAAAAGTACATTCTAAGTCAAAGTGGAAATATAAATCGCCAATAGTGCGCACCTGTCTTTTTCGTCCACTGTTGATTTCAATTGATTTATAACCTGGTaaggaaaaacaatattcATTAGTATTCATAAAGTTTcttttttaggggtcaaacAAGAAACACAGATATTCTGATTGACCACACTTCtgacttttgaaaaaaacttaTATTATTTACTAGGAACACGATAATCACTTACACTGCCCGTGtttccattttctttttcaaaatcTTGTAGTTGAGCCCTGAAGATTCCCTCTGAAAGAAAAACGTATAACATTGGGATTTATAATCAGTACAGTatacttatttttttacactGACCTAAATAAAGGCCATCCTCATTAAGAAACTGTAGATGGGACAAGAAATATTGATGTATACATAATTTCAAGAGTGAGCAAATTATAAGGGAGATAGGGTGTTTTACGTACGCTTCCTTGCCAGATCATCTGCGAGGGTCTGCCGTCTGCGCATGCGCTCCTGTAGGTACTGCAAAAGTGTCACCAGCGTAATAGAGTCATCTGCAGATGATAGcttgaaaaggaaaagaatAGAAAAATTAGTCTTAACTgacaaaaaaatagttttggGTGTGGGTGTTTTCCATTGCATAAAAAGATAAATTATCAAACATTTAGCACCTACAAGGGCTATATGCAAGAATGAAATGAGCacctaaaaaaacaaactgcagtaaCAGCACTTACAAGCAGAGGTGGGAATGGGGGTCCCATTGTGTGAATCGGCTTGGCGGGAGCCACTTTTTCTACTTCACCACCTGCAAATATTTAAATGAACTTAATATCTAAAATCCTAACctagaaaaatattaaaaatttaaaagtgAAGCAGGACCTCTGTTTTTATGTACTGACCAGTTTCTTCAACTTTAGCAAGAGCTTCTCTGAACATCTGATGAGCTGCAGGGGGAAAAAGATTTTTGTTCAATCTCTGGGTGATTAATTAATGATACATTACAAAAGCcaggcaaaagaaaaaaaaatgattattatGTAGCTACCTCTTCTCCTGCCAGGTGTTAGTCCAGTTTCAAACCTGGTATTCAAAGAAAAGTTGAAATTGACATAGAAAGTGATCAAGAAAAGAAAGTGCCTTTGCAAGAATTCAAAATCAATTCTAACAACTTCTCATAAAGATATCTCAATGGAGACACCACACATGGTTACTGATCCTTTTGGTTTTAAAGACACCAAAATGATTGCTACAGACTTGTCCTGGTATAATGTCCCTGGTATAATGCCCATTCATTGAAGTTGCTTGCTAAAattctgtttgttttgtaagtaCAGTTACTTGTCCATATTAGCTATTTTGACCAAGAGTTGAGTACTCACTTGATGGATGAAGGTCTTGCCACCACCACCTCTTGTGTGAGTTCAGCAAACTTCATCACATGCTAAACAATAGGCAATCAACAATGAGACACTGAATAGCACACTTTACAGTGCATAATGCTGGACTACTCACAATGCTTTCATCATACTCTTCAGCACTTTGATTCAAGCACACCACCATGCGAACCTGTTGACAAGGGAAAAGATTATAAAGGGTCATTAACATAAAGCTAAACTCTACAAGCAGAGATGACTGAACGGTCTTCTATTTTTTGCCAAGTGAATATCTTAACAATTTCAATATTCTtctaaaactaaaataaataacatgtTGACTAAAAGAGTATATTCAGGGACCACACCACCCTCTTCTTCTGTCCTAATAGGGACACAGTCAATTGCAGCAGGTGTAGTAGAAACAAATAGAATTATGGTCAATACATGCCATTAGTCTTATTGAGATTGTACCCAATGTTCAAAATTCTTAAAAACAATTCATTTCATTGTACTCTACCTTTCCTTCACCATCAAAGAAGTTCTTGAACAGATGTGTTAATTTGGAATCTCTGTACGGGACAATCTAGAACAAGCACAAGTAGAGATGAGAACAAAATATTTCAGGGCAAAGAAAGAAATGGTCCATCCTACCTTGGGTGAAACACCATTTTCATAGTTGGACTGGTTCTCCCGGAGGATCTCGATACAAGTCCTTAGAGCCATGAGAGAGGAATTGATGTTTCCTGAtcatcgcaaaaaaaaataataataaataaataaataataataataataattataaacaTAAAATTACCCATaagattttaaatttgttttaaCAAGTTATATTCTAGTATGCAAAGGATATTAATGGGAGTGTAACTTGAATATCAGGCCCTCCTATGTTTCTACTGCGCCggcgagaaacaagacaagggcCTGATACAAGTACTGTTCAGATCGCATGTTCTCATGTCGGATTCCGGCATAGCTCCtgaatggtaaaaaaaacaaagggcaCTTGAATGGGACGCGCTGATTGGTTCAGCTATATATATAGTATCCTAGCCTGTCGACTGCTCGTTCTCAGAGTGATGGCGGACTGCTTTTGACCTTGCGTTTGCAGAATCAGAGAAATCGTTATATTTTCCTTGCCCCATTTTCTTcggaaaaattaaaattccgTCTGATACTCTGATGTTCAAATGTCTTGCCCGGGTAGGTCATTgagtgtttttatttctcattggtaTTGTTTTTCGAAGCGAAAATCGATCTACTAGTTATACCAAGGCGCTGGAAATATAGATGTCATAGAAGCTGCTTGATACTACAGACATCATTAGTGTAGCTATCAAATTGTTAGACAGGCCAGGCGTCGAATATTCAAGAAATTTGTCTGTGAGCACGAAAAAAGCTTGGGATTGTTTGCGGTACTTCCCGCGAGTTGTTGATCGAGTgagcttatcaaataatggCATTTGTGTTCAAGCAGAGGTTTGTCTATTTAGACAAAAGAGCCTTTAGTAAATTGGTGATGTTAATATCCTGTAGTACTGTGTGGATCTGCAGTCATATACTTAAATCGTAAGTCTCCTGAGCcgtaaactatccttgcgtttcaaatcatttagcATAAAGTTACCTTCACCGGGGTTCGTcgttactaaaattattaccCTATATAACACAaatgtagttttgtttttacatatatgctgtttataatttgatttgggcaTTTGATTGTGCCACCACACGAGTCATTGGAAAATGGACAGCCGACTATTTTGACAGCGGCCTGAATAGGGGCGGCAAGCGTCGCGTCAAGTATTTGTGACAggcgtacttttatttttcctctccaaCTTTTGAAAAGTAAAattgcctgatactcaggctaatgggagtgatatttttttttcactgtacCTGAGAAGGATTGGGAAAAGGCATTTTACTCACCTGCTTCCCTCAGTCTATCACCCCCCGCATTTGTTCGCTTGGTCCGCTCAGACCCAGCCAAGTCACAAAGAGACAAAGTTGACACTGCAACTTGATCACAATCCTACAAGCCATCAAGAACAACCTAataaatgtttctttatttctttataataAATATGGCACAGAAAATAGAAAGTTCAGAAAGTGATACGCATGTATATCATCACTATAAAACTTAGATTGTACAAAAGAGTCATAACAAAAATACAGGTTTATGCAATTTTGAGTCTTGAAGGACTCATTGAGCCACCCTTAATCTAGTGTTTTTCACAAATGCTATATGGCAGCTTGTTATGGCTTGATTGTGACTGATCATGACATGATTACACAGCTTGCTAGCCTATACTTTGAGAGTTGCTACATAGAACACCAACAACAGTACCTGCAGTATTTGTTCCCCATCAGGGTCAAGGGGCGCCTGAACAACCTTGATGGCGAAAACACTGTGACTGCGACTTGACTCCTGGTTTAACACAGTCTGGGCAACTCTTCTCCCCTTTTGCCCTACAAAGCACATTATAGTCATACATGTTTACCTTAACACTGGCTATTGTTGACTTGGTAAGAACAAAAGTTTTTAGTGGAGAGTGCATGTGCAGCCAAAAACTGGGATTAGAAATGTAACTGGTATTTGGTAACAggtaatttttaattttttctaaCCTTGTTTTAGTGAGAATAATGAAATTACGGATTAGTGAATTTATTGTTACTAGTGCTGTACCTTTTAAAAATACCCCATAAGCTTCCTCAGTTGTCTTGACCTCTATCTCTGTGACTCCACTGATATACATGTTGTGACTACCATCCTCTCGCAAGTTCTTTGAAACTGGAGGTCTGCAAGGAGGAAAGGGAAATCAAACCACTGTTTCACACAGCCACACACAGTCTTCATTTCTCAATGAGTAACTGAGACATACTGTTAAGAAGGTACCTACGCATCAATTGTAGATatggttattttgattttttcttgCAATTAGATTGTGTTAATTTTCATTGGAACAATGAAAAGGATTTGCTGTCCCGCATTTGTTAAATTTGCTGTATCGTATCGTGTACGTGGAATTTTTGTCCCACAGGGTCAATTTAAATGCACACTTACTTGGGGCAGATTGGGTCAACTGGGGATTCATCAAGAAGGTCATAAACAAAGTTGTTGTAAATCTCAATATATGACACAAAGACAGCATATCCATTGTCCTCATCAAtctatacaaaaaaaatagagagATACAAACTTAGATACACCATAAAATGGTTAGTTTCAGCTACCACTCCCTAAAACagaatttatgaaaaaaaccttCAGTTACAATGGAGCAAAAATTTGGAACTCTCTCCCTGAAATACTTTAGAAATTGCCAAACTTTTAAAGCCTTTTCAAATCAATTAAATGCTCACACTTTCACCAATATTTCATACagtaattaattaattaatatattatatttctttcttttatcttTCTCAGTTTTTATAATAGATATTATATAGATTagaatatattatatttatatatatatatatatttgttgtaAGTAGTCCACACGCCCCCAGTGGAAATCAGCATTTAGTATAGTTGTCGGGGCAAGCATGTtataaataaagttattattatattattattattattattattattattatgttatatattattattattattattattattattattattattattattattattattattattattattattattattattattattatgttaaCTGAAGACAGGGAAATTGCAGTGAAATAGTGACAAGGAAATAAATCAGGGTTGAATGTTGTAAGTTGTCTGAAGACAGAGCAGTTTTGCTGATGTTTGGAGCGTTAGCTGATCAtcagtaaaaaataaagacgAAGGGCTAATGCTGGGAAAGTCCGCAAAATAACTCAGTGTGTTATCAGTTAGCATGTATCAACATGTACaatattgtaattatttcATGTGCATTAATTggtaggctaagttcaaacattgtattatccatgagccgtattcattgcatatgcatgcaaatgaagattaaaacaatcgacttgattcatttgcatgtatttgcattgaatacggctcatggaaaaTAGGACGTTTGAACTAAGCCTAAGGCCGTGTCATATTTTACCCTATAGTACTTACATTATCAATTCTATGTTCTTCTGGAATTCGGATTGCATCAGAAAACTCTGGTGATATGTTGCCATTCCtgagtgagaaaaaaaatgaatttttgCATGCAAAAATTTTATGTAAACCCACAACATATTATTGTCACCAGAAATCCCGCCACCTCCCCTTGCTCAAGGCCGTGTGTTATGGCGTCTAGGTTGCCCTCACCTTTACTGGGCCATTTCTATTAGCTTTTGCGAATATATATTTGTCATTAGAAACAACACTAGTTTATTATCTGAGTTGTATTGTTAATCAGTAATAAACTGAATAAAGAGGCTAGGAGGTCAAACTCCTAGCCAGATTCAAACAAATTACTGCTGTAGTTCTTGCCCAATTAACAGAGCTCAGGGTGTGCATCACCTCTTAGATTATTGATGCTTGTGGGATAAGgcataaatgaaaaaaacaaacacttCATACGGATTAGAGGGACAGGTTATCAGTAAAGTTTACTTTGTCCTAACAATATTGTCAGTGTGCTAATGTCTTCAGTTTAAACAAAACACTCTCTGCACCACTAGACCCAAGTGCAGCTGTAGCTCGGTGTGGCTATTCTCTAGTCTTTATCAATCAATAAAGCAAAAAGTACTGTATGCCTCCTTACCTTCCATTCAGTGTAGCAGCATCCCCATAGTCTTTATCAATTAATGGGGCAAGATGGAAGTCTCCTTACCTTCCACTTGGTGTAGCAGCATCCCCTAGTCTTTATCAATTAATGGGGGCAAGATGGAAGTCTCCTTACCTTCTACTTGGTGTAGCAGCATCCCCTAGTCTTTATCAATTAATGCGGGCAAGATGGAAGTCCCCTTACCTTCCACTTGGTGTAGCAGCATCCCCTAGTCTTTATCAATTAATGGGGGCAAGATGGAAGTCTCCTTACCTTCTACTTGGTGTAGCAGCATCCCCTAGACTTTATCAATTAATGGGGCAAGATGGAAGTCTCCTTACCTTCTACTTGGTGTAGCAGCAGCCTGGAGAAGAGCCTCCTTGTGCTTCATCTCTCGATCAAGTTTGGCCTCATCTTCTGTCTGCACTTCCCATCCATTATTCTTATCTGGTTTGAAAATCTAAACAAGGAAAAACAAGAAATGGAAAACAGTTCGAGTGGAACATCAGTGGAAAAGTAAGGAAATGCAAGGTgacaagggagggggggggcattcTTTTGTTCCTTCCTTCTCATCTTTCTTCTCTCTTGCTTATTATATGGAAAGCATCTAATGGCTGTACTTTgtttgctagtgttataaaagGTTCGCCGCCAGCACTTACCCAAGCTCGTCCAAGGTGCTAACTGAgacagggttcaatgtaagcatCTATCCATAAAGTTAAATCAATAAACTTATTTTACTTACAAATGTGTCTGTCTGGTACTCTGCGATGCTGTTGAAGATGACGTCAAGGCATCTTGGCAACAGACCACTGTCGCTTGGGGTACCGGTCATGGTGTGTGTCTTACCAGAGCCAGTAATGCCATAGGCAAAGATAAGACCTACATAATAGCACACAAATTTAGCAGGCTTGATATGGGATAAGAGGATGTTATAATTTTAAATGAAGGGGTACAGTTCTCAGTATTTCTTGAATTTGACATATTTGGGATTTATAGTGGACTACTAATCTCAGGTATACAGAAAATCCAACTCCCAGCAAAGAAAAATGGATTTTGCTTCCCTTGAGTGTTCAAGTTAACAGGATTGCACTGTATCTACTAGTCCCTACACTTAACCATCTAGTTGCTTTAAAATCTGGGTGGGAATGGTGGTCCCTTGTTTTACTGTAAACCCACCATTCTTTCCATGCAGTACGTCATCCACTAGTGGTAGGGCCACTTGGTCAAACAGATGCTTCTGAGTCGTATTCTCATCATACACATGTTTGAAAGTGTGTTGGGTCT contains:
- the LOC5504076 gene encoding kinesin-like protein KIF23 isoform X1, whose product is MRPMSKTPGKTPRRTPARKPSANKLKDPVEVYCRIKPLGENEEESCVKIIDNDSKLLQLTAPKFSQAFKSGHRIETQHTFKHVYDENTTQKHLFDQVALPLVDDVLHGKNGLIFAYGITGSGKTHTMTGTPSDSGLLPRCLDVIFNSIAEYQTDTFIFKPDKNNGWEVQTEDEAKLDREMKHKEALLQAAATPSRRNGNISPEFSDAIRIPEEHRIDNIDEDNGYAVFVSYIEIYNNFVYDLLDESPVDPICPKPPVSKNLREDGSHNMYISGVTEIEVKTTEEAYGVFLKGQKGRRVAQTVLNQESSRSHSVFAIKVVQAPLDPDGEQILQDCDQVAVSTLSLCDLAGSERTKRTNAGGDRLREAGNINSSLMALRTCIEILRENQSNYENGVSPKIVPYRDSKLTHLFKNFFDGEGKVRMVVCLNQSAEEYDESIHVMKFAELTQEVVVARPSSIKFETGLTPGRRRAHQMFREALAKVEETGGEVEKVAPAKPIHTMGPPFPPLLLSSADDSITLVTLLQYLQERMRRRQTLADDLARKQGIFRAQLQDFEKENGNTGSVINQLKSTVDEKDREIQRLERRLKAALHKNEMLQKTAAMYEQDKKELQYDLDDQKKRADKEKQEKLKLKTALKGAISQEKDKWEKECNKRVKDKELEMENKVWQQEEKLRQLKDIVQNMKSDGPVTRAQASNIAKADQRPATRSQIRQRAKSPPPVARKPPIRAKQHRRSKSSDCWIEHKPPCHLDTDTILQPFMKNKKTVSRPDQKDFKTTNATNYCLVDQEEDSSGEIATKIIKGDVYKTAGGGHSIQFTAIETLKERLQGNMDTSPDRKRRASEDIDDSESSWTDTETRCTYGIEGKPGQDPAVTHTLPKRKRT
- the LOC5504076 gene encoding kinesin-like protein KIF23 isoform X2, with the translated sequence MRPMSKTPGKTPRRTPARKPSANKLKDPVEVYCRIKPLGENEEESCVKIIDNDSKLLQLTAPKFSQAFKSGHRIETQHTFKHVYDENTTQKHLFDQVALPLVDDVLHGKNGLIFAYGITGSGKTHTMTGTPSDSGLLPRCLDVIFNSIAEYQTDTFIFKPDKNNGWEVQTEDEAKLDREMKHKEALLQAAATPSRRNGNISPEFSDAIRIPEEHRIDNIDEDNGYAVFVSYIEIYNNFVYDLLDESPVDPICPKPPVSKNLREDGSHNMYISGVTEIEVKTTEEAYGVFLKGQKGRRVAQTVLNQESSRSHSVFAIKVVQAPLDPDGEQILQDCDQVAVSTLSLCDLAGSERTKRTNAGGDRLREAGNINSSLMALRTCIEILRENQSNYENGVSPKIVPYRDSKLTHLFKNFFDGEGKVRMVVCLNQSAEEYDESIHVMKFAELTQEVVVARPSSIKFETGLTPGRRRAHQMFREALAKVEETGGEVEKVAPAKPIHTMGPPFPPLLLSSADDSITLVTLLQYLQERMRRRQTLADDLARKQGIFRAQLQDFEKENGNTGSVINQLKSTVDEKDREIQRLERRLKAALHKNEMLQKTAAMYEQDKKELQYDLDDQKKRADKEKQEKLKLKTALKGAISQEKDKWEKECNKRVKDKELEMENKVWQQEEKLRQLKDIVQNIAKADQRPATRSQIRQRAKSPPPVARKPPIRAKQHRRSKSSDCWIEHKPPCHLDTDTILQPFMKNKKTVSRPDQKDFKTTNATNYCLVDQEEDSSGEIATKIIKGDVYKTAGGGHSIQFTAIETLKERLQGNMDTSPDRKRRASEDIDDSESSWTDTETRCTYGIEGKPGQDPAVTHTLPKRKRT
- the LOC5504076 gene encoding kinesin-like protein KIF23 isoform X3, which produces MRPMSKTPGKTPRRTPARKPSANKLKDPVEVYCRIKPLGENEEESCVKIIDNDSKLLQLTAPKFSQAFKSGHRIETQHTFKHVYDENTTQKHLFDQVALPLVDDVLHGKNGLIFAYGITGSGKTHTMTGTPSDSGLLPRCLDVIFNSIAEYQTDTFIFKPDKNNGWEVQTEDEAKLDREMKHKEALLQAAATPSRRNGNISPEFSDAIRIPEEHRIDNIDEDNGYAVFVSYIEIYNNFVYDLLDESPVDPICPKPPVSKNLREDGSHNMYISGVTEIEVKTTEEAYGVFLKGQKGRRVAQTVLNQESSRSHSVFAIKVVQAPLDPDGEQILQDCDQVAVSTLSLCDLAGSERTKRTNAGGDRLREAGNINSSLMALRTCIEILRENQSNYENGVSPKIVPYRDSKLTHLFKNFFDGEGKVRMVVCLNQSAEEYDESIHVMKFAELTQEVVVARPSSIKFETGLTPGRRRAHQMFREALAKVEETGGEVEKVAPAKPIHTMGPPFPPLLLSSADDSITLVTLLQYLQERMRRRQTLADDLARKQGIFRAQLQDFEKENGNTGSVINQLKSTVDEKDREIQRLERRLKAALHKNEMLQKTAAMYEQDKKELQYDLDDQKKRADKEKQEKLKLKTALKGAISQEKDKWEKECNKRVKDKELEMENKVWQQEEKLRQLKDIVQNMKSDGPVTRAQASNIAKADQRPATRSQIRQRAKSPPPVARKPPIRAKQHRRSKSSDCWIEHKPPCHLDTDTILQPFMKNKKTVSRPDQKDFKTTNGDVYKTAGGGHSIQFTAIETLKERLQGNMDTSPDRKRRASEDIDDSESSWTDTETRCTYGIEGKPGQDPAVTHTLPKRKRT